In Thioalkalivibrio sp. XN279, a single window of DNA contains:
- a CDS encoding nitric-oxide reductase large subunit — translation MYDTKRLWWTLAGILLVSFGILGFMGGEIYRAMPPVPEAFVTTDGEVLYTRVDVERGRQVWQTTGGHQQGSIWGHGAYVAPDWSADWLHREAVALLDVYAAAAFGLPYEQLGASDQAALQSRLKEEMRANTYDPATGSVTVSPERAAAIRAVAAHYDGLFGNEPALDELREAYAMKQFPVPDAERRQLLGAFVFWSSWAAATNRPGDDISYTNNWPHEQLIDNVPTGAAFMWTFVSILILLAGVGALAWHYAVMHGKEAPPEVPQVDPLHNLQPTPSMRATTKYFWVVTALFGLQVVLGGITAHYAVEGQGFYGFNLSEVLPYVVTRTWHTQLAVLWIATAWLATGLYIAPAISGHEPKFQRLGVNFLFTCLLIIVLGSMVGQWLGVMQQLGLDVNFWFGHQGWEYVDLGRFWQIFLFIGLMLWLTLVGRALWPALKQKDEARPLVILLFLSTVAIGLFYGAGLMWGKHTHLAIVEYWRWWVVHLWVEGFFEVFATAVIAFLFVRLGLVRAKNAVTAVLFATIVFLTGGVLGTFHHLYFTGTPTAVLAIGAAFSALEVVPLVLIGFEAYENWKASQHRGWVATYKWPIMFFIAVAFWNLVGAGLFGFLINPPLALYYMQGLNTTPLHGHTALFGVYGMLGIGLMLFCLRGLNYRRVWDDKLLKVSFWSLNLGLAAMAVFSLLPLGLMQVYASVTEGFWYARSAEFLQQPLMQTLVWLRVPGDVIFSVGVGALALFVFRLFVGRREEAPVKAGSTAPAQAAE, via the coding sequence ATGTACGACACCAAACGGCTCTGGTGGACGCTGGCAGGCATCCTGCTGGTGTCTTTCGGCATCCTCGGCTTCATGGGCGGCGAGATCTACCGTGCCATGCCGCCGGTCCCCGAGGCTTTCGTCACCACCGACGGCGAGGTGCTCTACACCCGCGTCGACGTGGAGCGTGGTCGCCAGGTGTGGCAGACCACAGGCGGTCACCAGCAGGGCTCCATCTGGGGCCACGGCGCGTACGTGGCGCCCGACTGGAGCGCCGACTGGCTGCACCGTGAAGCGGTGGCGTTGCTCGACGTCTACGCCGCGGCAGCCTTCGGCCTGCCCTACGAGCAGCTCGGCGCGTCCGACCAGGCCGCGCTGCAGAGCCGGCTCAAGGAAGAAATGCGCGCCAACACCTACGACCCCGCCACCGGCAGCGTGACGGTGTCCCCGGAGCGCGCGGCCGCAATCCGCGCGGTCGCCGCCCACTACGACGGGCTGTTCGGCAACGAGCCGGCGCTGGACGAGCTGCGCGAGGCCTATGCCATGAAGCAGTTCCCGGTGCCGGACGCAGAGCGCCGCCAGCTGCTCGGCGCCTTCGTGTTCTGGTCCTCCTGGGCCGCGGCCACCAACCGCCCCGGCGACGACATCAGCTACACCAACAACTGGCCGCACGAGCAACTCATCGACAACGTGCCGACGGGCGCTGCCTTCATGTGGACTTTCGTCAGCATCCTGATCCTGCTGGCCGGCGTCGGCGCACTGGCCTGGCACTACGCCGTGATGCACGGCAAGGAGGCACCGCCCGAGGTGCCGCAGGTCGATCCGCTGCATAACCTCCAGCCGACTCCGTCCATGCGCGCCACCACCAAGTACTTCTGGGTGGTCACCGCGCTGTTCGGCCTGCAGGTCGTGCTCGGCGGCATCACGGCCCACTACGCCGTCGAGGGCCAGGGTTTCTATGGCTTCAACCTGTCCGAGGTCCTGCCCTACGTCGTCACCCGCACCTGGCACACCCAGCTGGCCGTGCTCTGGATCGCCACCGCCTGGCTGGCGACCGGGCTCTACATCGCGCCGGCCATCTCCGGCCACGAGCCGAAGTTCCAGCGCCTCGGCGTCAACTTCCTCTTCACCTGCCTGCTCATCATCGTGCTCGGCTCCATGGTCGGCCAGTGGCTGGGCGTCATGCAGCAGCTCGGGCTGGACGTGAACTTCTGGTTCGGCCACCAGGGCTGGGAGTACGTCGACCTCGGCCGCTTCTGGCAGATCTTCCTCTTCATCGGCCTGATGCTGTGGCTGACGCTGGTCGGCCGCGCGCTGTGGCCGGCGCTGAAGCAGAAGGACGAGGCACGCCCGCTGGTGATCCTGCTGTTCCTCTCCACCGTCGCCATCGGGCTGTTCTACGGCGCCGGCCTGATGTGGGGCAAGCACACCCACCTCGCCATCGTCGAGTACTGGCGCTGGTGGGTGGTGCACCTGTGGGTCGAGGGCTTCTTCGAAGTCTTCGCCACGGCCGTAATCGCCTTCCTGTTCGTCCGCCTCGGGCTGGTGCGGGCGAAGAACGCGGTCACGGCCGTGCTGTTCGCCACCATCGTGTTCCTCACCGGCGGCGTGCTCGGCACTTTCCACCACCTTTATTTCACCGGCACGCCGACGGCGGTGCTGGCCATCGGCGCGGCCTTCTCCGCGCTGGAGGTGGTGCCGCTGGTGCTGATCGGCTTCGAGGCCTACGAGAACTGGAAGGCCTCGCAGCATCGCGGCTGGGTGGCGACCTACAAGTGGCCGATCATGTTCTTCATCGCCGTCGCGTTCTGGAACCTGGTGGGCGCCGGCCTGTTCGGCTTCCTCATCAACCCGCCGCTGGCGCTGTACTACATGCAGGGGCTGAACACCACGCCGCTGCACGGCCACACCGCCCTGTTCGGCGTCTACGGCATGCTCGGCATCGGCCTGATGCTGTTCTGCCTGCGCGGGCTCAACTACCGCCGCGTCTGGGATGACAAGCTGCTCAAGGTGTCGTTCTGGTCGCTGAATCTCGGCCTGGCCGCAATGGCTGTATTCAGCCTGCTGCCGCTGGGGCTGATGCAGGTCTATGCCAGCGTCACCGAGGGCTTCTGGTACGCGCGTTCGGCCGAGTTCCTGCAGCAGCCGCTGATGCAGACCCTGGTCTGGCTGCGCGTGCCAGGCGACGTCATTTTCAGCGTCGGCGTCGGCGCCCTGGCCCTGTTCGTGTTCCGGCTGTTCGTCGGGCGACGCGAAGAGGCACCGGTGAAGGCCGGCTCGACTGCCCCTGCCCAGGCAGCCGAGTAA
- a CDS encoding NnrS family protein, producing MSHPLATRARDRWSTFSAAPHRLFFATGITWLLAWSAWWTALLGARLGGIQVLEPGVPALLVHGGAMLFAVFTPFMYGFLWTVFPRWMPAPEISRGVTLLVFWLLNLGQVLALAGLLVSTRLHAAGWLLLATSMLAAFGLLARSLARASSGVPHAFVALAGLAAGVAGAALFTVALLRWDFSAWPLVRALGLWAFLLVVYFAVCHRMLPFFTSRVVPGYVRWQPAWVLYGFAALGLARALLEPFAALRWLATLPLAGIALLCALKWWPGQRMENRLMACLHYAFGWLAGGLVLAAAADLGTALGIDWVPARAGMHMLGMGFIGSMLVAMVTRVTLGHSGRPLMLDAWDWRIFLGLQFAVALRVAGEFLPGATLGLSGTGALLWTLCLGAWAARRLPVYFRPRVDGAPG from the coding sequence ATGAGCCACCCTCTCGCAACCCGCGCTCGCGACCGCTGGTCCACTTTCTCTGCGGCGCCGCACCGGCTGTTCTTCGCCACCGGGATCACGTGGCTGCTGGCCTGGTCGGCCTGGTGGACGGCCCTGCTGGGTGCGCGCCTGGGCGGCATTCAGGTCCTCGAGCCGGGCGTCCCCGCGCTCCTCGTGCACGGCGGCGCCATGCTGTTCGCCGTGTTCACGCCCTTCATGTACGGCTTTCTCTGGACGGTGTTCCCGCGCTGGATGCCGGCGCCGGAGATATCGCGTGGGGTCACGCTGCTGGTGTTCTGGCTGCTCAACCTGGGCCAAGTGCTCGCGCTGGCCGGCCTGTTGGTATCGACCCGCCTGCATGCCGCCGGCTGGCTGCTGCTGGCAACATCCATGCTGGCCGCATTCGGCTTGCTGGCGCGGTCGCTGGCACGCGCCAGCTCAGGCGTGCCCCACGCCTTCGTGGCGCTGGCAGGGCTGGCGGCCGGAGTGGCCGGCGCAGCCCTTTTCACAGTCGCGCTGCTGCGCTGGGACTTCTCGGCCTGGCCCCTGGTCCGGGCGCTCGGACTGTGGGCCTTCCTGCTGGTGGTGTATTTCGCCGTCTGCCACCGCATGCTGCCCTTCTTCACTTCGCGCGTGGTGCCCGGTTATGTGCGTTGGCAACCGGCGTGGGTGCTGTACGGCTTCGCCGCCCTGGGCCTTGCCCGTGCCTTGCTCGAACCGTTCGCCGCACTGCGCTGGCTCGCCACGTTGCCCCTGGCCGGAATCGCCCTGCTGTGCGCCCTCAAGTGGTGGCCGGGCCAGCGCATGGAGAACCGGCTCATGGCCTGCCTGCATTACGCCTTCGGCTGGCTGGCTGGCGGTCTTGTCCTCGCCGCGGCCGCAGATCTGGGCACAGCGCTCGGGATCGACTGGGTGCCGGCGCGCGCCGGGATGCACATGCTGGGGATGGGGTTCATCGGCAGCATGCTGGTCGCCATGGTGACACGCGTGACCCTCGGGCACTCGGGTCGGCCGCTGATGCTTGACGCCTGGGACTGGAGAATCTTCCTTGGCCTCCAGTTCGCGGTCGCGCTGCGGGTGGCAGGTGAGTTCCTGCCAGGCGCAACCCTGGGCCTGTCCGGCACCGGCGCCCTCCTGTGGACCCTGTGCCTGGGCGCATGGGCGGCACGCCGGCTGCCCGTCTACTTTCGCCCCCGCGTCGACGGGGCGCCTGGCTGA
- a CDS encoding SirB2 family protein, with protein sequence MLYYWVKQVHVWSVALSFTLFLLRGAWVLAGHQLPHGLVLRSLPHVIDTVLLTSALWLTTIIQQYPFQQSWLTTKVLLLLLYIVLGNVALRRARSQAGRVLAFTAACGVFLFIYSVARLHHPLGALLLVPG encoded by the coding sequence GTGCTCTATTACTGGGTCAAGCAGGTCCACGTCTGGAGCGTGGCGCTGTCGTTCACGCTCTTCCTGCTGCGCGGGGCCTGGGTCCTGGCCGGGCACCAGCTGCCCCACGGGCTGGTGTTGCGCTCGCTGCCGCACGTCATCGACACCGTATTGCTCACGTCGGCGCTCTGGCTCACCACCATCATCCAGCAATATCCGTTCCAGCAGTCATGGCTGACGACAAAGGTCTTGTTGCTGCTGTTGTACATCGTGCTCGGCAATGTCGCCCTGCGACGCGCCCGCAGCCAGGCCGGGCGCGTGCTTGCTTTCACCGCGGCTTGCGGCGTCTTCCTGTTTATCTATTCCGTGGCGCGCCTGCACCACCCCCTCGGCGCCCTGCTCCTGGTACCCGGCTGA
- a CDS encoding Rrf2 family transcriptional regulator has product MRLTYFSDYAFRVLIYLAVHPERRCTIQEISDAYGISKAHLMKVVNTLARAELVVAQRGPNGGLVLAKPAETIRLGDVVRRTEEDLGLVECFRAENTCRLTPNCGLAPALGRALAAFLAELDKQTIGDMVHGHEQSISRLLAVP; this is encoded by the coding sequence ATGAGACTGACCTATTTCAGCGACTACGCCTTCCGGGTGCTGATCTACCTGGCAGTGCACCCGGAGAGGCGCTGCACCATCCAGGAAATCTCGGATGCCTACGGGATTTCCAAGGCGCACCTGATGAAGGTGGTGAACACGCTGGCACGGGCGGAGCTGGTGGTCGCGCAGCGCGGCCCCAACGGCGGCCTGGTGCTGGCCAAGCCGGCGGAGACGATCCGTCTCGGCGACGTCGTGCGCAGGACGGAGGAGGACCTCGGGCTGGTGGAATGTTTCCGCGCCGAGAATACCTGCCGCCTGACGCCCAACTGCGGACTGGCCCCGGCGCTCGGTCGCGCCCTGGCCGCATTCCTTGCGGAACTCGACAAGCAGACCATCGGCGACATGGTGCACGGCCACGAGCAATCGATCAGTCGCCTGCTGGCGGTGCCTTAA
- a CDS encoding Crp/Fnr family transcriptional regulator, with the protein MNALDQLRAPVAPAHPAVRTGAGNGHCCSTCPLPGLCDDSSRRGLPDALLESVLEQQHLQAGATLYMAGQRRSSIWVISTGALKSCELDLEGREQVVGFHGPGDVLGLERIEISEHRGFALALEPTSVCRIPVGKLLDRLTTAPELWREVLRIAGSQIARAREVHRVLGQLQTGQRLAWFLLEGTGPRRDACQCSGATVIQLPMPRQDIASYLGMTLETVSRSFGALQREGLVSVQGRTVRLLDPARLAERIVPQAAHA; encoded by the coding sequence ATGAACGCGCTCGACCAGCTGCGCGCACCCGTCGCGCCCGCGCATCCCGCCGTACGCACCGGGGCCGGCAACGGCCACTGCTGCTCCACCTGCCCGCTACCCGGCCTGTGCGACGACAGCTCCCGGCGCGGGCTGCCGGATGCACTGCTGGAGTCCGTGCTGGAACAGCAGCATCTCCAAGCCGGCGCCACCTTGTACATGGCGGGCCAGAGACGCAGCTCCATCTGGGTCATTTCCACCGGCGCGCTGAAAAGCTGCGAGCTCGACCTCGAGGGCCGTGAACAGGTGGTCGGCTTCCACGGCCCGGGCGACGTACTCGGCCTCGAGCGCATCGAGATCAGCGAGCATCGTGGCTTTGCGCTCGCGCTGGAACCCACCAGCGTGTGCCGCATCCCGGTCGGCAAGCTGCTCGACCGCCTCACCACCGCACCGGAGCTGTGGCGCGAAGTGTTGCGCATCGCCGGCAGCCAGATCGCCCGGGCGCGGGAGGTTCACCGCGTGCTGGGGCAGCTGCAGACCGGACAGCGCCTGGCCTGGTTCCTGCTCGAAGGCACCGGTCCGCGACGCGACGCGTGCCAGTGCAGCGGCGCCACGGTGATCCAGCTGCCGATGCCCAGGCAGGACATCGCGTCTTATCTCGGCATGACCCTGGAGACGGTCAGCCGCAGCTTCGGCGCGCTGCAGCGGGAAGGCCTGGTCTCAGTCCAGGGACGCACCGTGCGGCTGCTCGACCCCGCCCGTCTCGCCGAGCGCATCGTGCCGCAGGCCGCGCACGCCTGA
- the ychF gene encoding redox-regulated ATPase YchF — protein sequence MGIRVGIVGLPNVGKSTLFNALTRARIAAENYPFCTIDPNVGVVPVPDPRLKALADIARPQKVLPTTIEFVDIAGLVRGASKGEGLGNQFLANIRETDAIAHVVRCFEDPDVVHVEGRVDPVGDIEVINLELALADFDTVTRHLERAVKAAKTGKKEDLARRDLLARVADHLDQGRPVRSMALDETQREMLRELHLLTAKPTLYIANVAEDGFANNPQLVTVREIAAAEGAEVVAVCAAMEAEIAQLEEADKGEFLAELGLEEAGLDRVIRAGYKLLGLHTFFTVGPKEVRAWTVHVGATAPEAAGEIHTDFQRGFIRAEVIAYADFIACGGESKAKETGKMRVEGKDYVVRDGDVMHFRFNV from the coding sequence ATGGGCATCCGAGTCGGAATCGTCGGCCTGCCGAATGTCGGCAAGTCGACGCTGTTCAACGCTCTCACCCGCGCGCGTATCGCGGCGGAAAATTATCCCTTCTGCACCATCGATCCCAACGTCGGCGTGGTGCCGGTGCCGGATCCACGCCTCAAGGCGCTGGCGGACATCGCCAGGCCGCAGAAAGTGCTGCCGACGACCATCGAGTTCGTCGACATCGCGGGCCTGGTGCGGGGCGCGTCCAAGGGGGAAGGCCTCGGTAACCAGTTTCTCGCCAACATCCGCGAAACCGACGCCATCGCCCACGTCGTGCGCTGCTTCGAAGATCCGGACGTGGTCCACGTCGAGGGCCGCGTGGACCCGGTCGGCGACATCGAGGTCATCAACCTCGAGCTGGCGTTGGCGGACTTCGACACCGTGACCCGGCACCTCGAGCGCGCGGTGAAGGCGGCGAAAACGGGCAAGAAAGAAGACCTCGCGCGCCGCGACCTGCTGGCGCGGGTGGCGGATCACCTCGACCAGGGGCGCCCGGTCCGCTCCATGGCGCTGGACGAGACGCAGCGCGAAATGCTGCGCGAGCTGCACCTGCTCACGGCCAAGCCGACGCTTTACATCGCCAACGTGGCGGAAGACGGGTTCGCGAACAACCCCCAGCTGGTCACCGTGCGCGAGATCGCTGCGGCGGAAGGCGCCGAAGTCGTGGCCGTGTGCGCCGCCATGGAGGCGGAGATCGCGCAGCTGGAGGAGGCCGACAAGGGGGAGTTCCTGGCCGAGCTGGGGCTGGAGGAGGCGGGTCTCGATCGCGTCATCCGCGCCGGCTACAAGCTGCTGGGCCTGCACACCTTCTTCACCGTGGGCCCGAAGGAAGTCCGCGCCTGGACCGTCCATGTCGGCGCCACCGCCCCCGAGGCGGCCGGCGAAATACACACGGACTTCCAGCGCGGCTTCATTCGTGCCGAGGTCATCGCCTACGCGGACTTCATCGCCTGCGGCGGCGAGTCGAAGGCGAAAGAAACCGGCAAGATGCGCGTCGAGGGCAAGGATTACGTCGTCCGCGACGGCGACGTGATGCATTTCCGCTTCAACGTCTGA
- the pth gene encoding aminoacyl-tRNA hydrolase, which yields MSANSRIRMIVGLGNPGPEYEDTRHNAGFWLVDLLAQRHGGAFRSERKFNAVTANSRIEGVEVLLLKPQTFMNRSGQAVQAASSYLKVPVEEILVVHDDLDLQPGDARLKLGGGHGGHNGLRDLVAHLGAGFWRLRLGIGHPGNRAEVIDYVLKRPSREDESLIRNAVAEAADVIPIMLGRGEQPAMHRLHTRAAATPSKAGDAKPTVPE from the coding sequence ATGAGCGCGAACTCCCGCATCCGCATGATCGTCGGGCTCGGCAACCCCGGGCCGGAATACGAGGACACCCGGCACAACGCGGGCTTCTGGCTGGTCGACCTGCTGGCGCAGCGCCATGGCGGGGCTTTCCGCTCCGAACGCAAGTTCAACGCCGTGACGGCGAACAGCCGCATCGAGGGCGTAGAGGTGCTGCTGCTCAAGCCGCAGACCTTCATGAATCGCAGCGGCCAGGCGGTGCAGGCTGCATCGTCTTACCTGAAGGTTCCCGTCGAGGAGATCCTGGTCGTGCACGACGACCTGGACCTTCAGCCGGGGGATGCGCGCCTCAAGCTCGGCGGGGGTCACGGCGGGCACAACGGCCTGCGGGACCTGGTCGCGCACCTGGGCGCCGGGTTCTGGCGCCTCCGCCTCGGCATCGGTCATCCAGGCAACCGCGCCGAGGTGATCGACTACGTGCTCAAGCGGCCTTCCCGGGAAGACGAGTCGCTGATCCGCAACGCGGTGGCCGAGGCTGCCGACGTCATCCCGATCATGCTGGGGCGTGGCGAGCAGCCTGCCATGCACCGGCTCCACACCCGCGCCGCCGCCACACCCAGCAAGGCCGGCGACGCCAAACCCACGGTTCCGGAGTAA
- a CDS encoding 50S ribosomal protein L25/general stress protein Ctc, giving the protein MSQKFELFAEDRPDQGKGASRRLRRDGKVPAILYGAHRDPRALSLNHNALMHHLENDAFFSSILTVTTGDKSQPCILKDVQRHPYKNQVLHVDLQRVLEDEEIRVSVPFHFLGENTAPGVKAGGVVSRVMNELEISCLPKHLPEYIEVDVSDLELEGARSLGEVKLPEGVSIYGGEEMLDQPVLIIHRPRREEEEETEGETPEGEVPTIGAEEPEED; this is encoded by the coding sequence ATGAGCCAGAAATTCGAGCTTTTTGCCGAAGACCGGCCTGACCAGGGCAAGGGTGCGAGCCGCCGCCTGCGTCGGGACGGCAAGGTGCCCGCCATCCTGTACGGCGCGCACCGTGATCCGCGGGCACTGTCCCTGAACCACAACGCGCTGATGCACCACCTCGAGAATGACGCGTTCTTCTCGAGCATCCTGACGGTGACCACGGGCGACAAGTCCCAGCCCTGCATCCTCAAGGACGTGCAGCGTCACCCCTACAAGAACCAGGTGCTGCATGTGGACCTGCAGCGGGTGCTGGAGGACGAGGAGATCCGCGTTTCGGTGCCGTTCCACTTCCTGGGCGAGAACACCGCCCCGGGCGTGAAGGCGGGCGGCGTCGTGTCGCGCGTCATGAACGAACTGGAAATCAGCTGCCTGCCGAAGCACCTGCCGGAATACATCGAGGTGGATGTGTCCGACCTGGAGCTGGAAGGCGCCCGCTCGCTGGGCGAGGTCAAGCTGCCCGAGGGTGTCTCCATCTACGGTGGCGAGGAGATGCTCGACCAGCCGGTGCTGATCATTCATCGTCCGCGTCGCGAGGAAGAGGAAGAGACCGAGGGCGAGACTCCCGAGGGCGAGGTTCCGACCATCGGAGCCGAAGAGCCCGAGGAGGACTGA
- a CDS encoding ribose-phosphate diphosphokinase, which produces MAVFSGNANRELAESIARHLGFPLGRLQVGRFSDGEVTAEVLENVRGRDVFIVQPTCPPVNDNLLELLVMVDALRRASAARITAVIPYYGYARQDRRPRAQRVAISAKLVANMITHAGVDRVLTVDLHADQIQGFFDIPVDNVYASPVLLHDAWKQRYQNMIVVSPDVGGVVRARALAKRLDDADLAIIDKRRPRANEAQVMHIIGDVRGKTCLLVDDMIDTAGTLCQGVAALKNHGAEKVYAYITHPVLSGPAVQRINDSLLDGLVVTDTIPLSEAARASEKIRQLSVAEMLAETMRRISDEESVSSLYVD; this is translated from the coding sequence ATGGCGGTGTTCTCGGGTAATGCGAACCGGGAGCTGGCCGAGAGTATTGCGCGCCACCTGGGTTTCCCGCTGGGCAGGCTGCAGGTGGGGCGCTTCAGCGATGGCGAGGTCACCGCCGAGGTGCTGGAGAACGTCCGCGGGCGCGACGTGTTCATCGTGCAGCCGACCTGTCCGCCGGTGAACGACAACCTGCTCGAGCTGCTGGTCATGGTGGACGCCCTGCGGCGCGCGTCGGCGGCGCGCATCACCGCTGTGATTCCCTACTACGGCTACGCGCGCCAGGACCGGCGTCCGCGCGCCCAGCGCGTCGCCATTTCCGCCAAGCTGGTGGCCAACATGATCACGCATGCCGGCGTCGACCGCGTGCTGACGGTGGACCTGCACGCGGACCAGATCCAGGGCTTCTTCGACATCCCGGTGGATAACGTCTACGCCTCGCCGGTGCTGTTGCACGACGCGTGGAAGCAGCGCTACCAGAACATGATCGTGGTTTCGCCCGACGTGGGCGGGGTGGTGCGGGCCAGGGCCCTGGCCAAGCGGCTCGACGACGCCGACCTGGCGATCATCGACAAGCGTCGCCCGCGCGCGAACGAGGCGCAGGTCATGCATATCATCGGCGACGTCCGCGGCAAGACCTGCCTGCTGGTCGACGACATGATCGATACCGCCGGGACGCTGTGCCAGGGCGTGGCGGCACTGAAGAACCATGGCGCGGAGAAAGTCTACGCCTACATCACGCATCCGGTGCTTTCCGGGCCGGCAGTGCAACGTATCAACGATTCGCTCCTCGACGGCCTGGTGGTGACCGACACCATTCCGCTGTCCGAGGCGGCGCGTGCCAGCGAAAAGATCCGCCAGCTCAGCGTGGCGGAGATGCTCGCCGAGACCATGCGCCGGATCAGCGACGAGGAATCCGTCAGCTCGCTCTACGTGGACTGA
- the ispE gene encoding 4-(cytidine 5'-diphospho)-2-C-methyl-D-erythritol kinase: MSPAWPAPAKLNLFLHVTGRRPDGYHELQTVFQLLDYGDEIVVEPRADSLVLRPEGAAGVPAESDLVVRAARRLQAAAGCRQGAEIRVRKRIPLGGGLGGGSSDAATTLVALNHAWGLGWSQERLAALGLELGADVPVFVHGRTAWAEGVGEKLTPLALPPAWYVVLCPGCEVSTARVFSDPELTRDTPKTTIKGFVSAGGRNDCEPVVRRLYPEVGAALDWLAPRARDGARLTGTGGCVFARFASAAAAEAVLAAMPVRWTGFVARGVGESALLARCRAG, from the coding sequence ATGAGCCCGGCGTGGCCGGCGCCGGCCAAGCTGAACCTGTTCCTGCACGTGACCGGCCGGCGCCCTGACGGCTATCACGAGCTGCAGACCGTCTTCCAGCTGCTGGACTATGGGGACGAAATCGTCGTCGAGCCGCGTGCGGACAGCCTCGTGCTGAGGCCGGAGGGGGCTGCCGGCGTCCCGGCAGAGTCCGACCTGGTGGTGCGGGCGGCGCGGCGCCTGCAGGCGGCCGCGGGGTGCCGCCAGGGAGCGGAGATACGGGTCAGGAAGCGCATTCCTCTCGGCGGCGGGCTCGGCGGCGGCAGTTCCGACGCCGCCACGACGCTGGTGGCGCTGAACCACGCCTGGGGGCTCGGCTGGTCGCAGGAGCGTCTCGCCGCGCTGGGGCTGGAACTCGGCGCCGACGTGCCCGTGTTCGTGCACGGGCGCACGGCCTGGGCGGAAGGCGTGGGCGAGAAGCTGACGCCGCTGGCGCTGCCGCCGGCGTGGTACGTGGTGCTGTGTCCGGGCTGCGAGGTCTCTACGGCACGGGTCTTCAGCGACCCTGAATTGACACGTGATACCCCAAAAACGACAATTAAGGGCTTTGTTTCGGCCGGTGGGCGGAATGATTGCGAGCCGGTCGTGCGGCGCCTGTACCCGGAGGTCGGGGCGGCGCTGGACTGGCTGGCGCCTCGGGCTCGCGACGGCGCCCGGCTGACCGGAACCGGCGGTTGCGTCTTCGCGCGCTTCGCTTCCGCCGCCGCCGCCGAGGCGGTGCTGGCTGCGATGCCGGTGCGCTGGACGGGATTTGTGGCGCGTGGGGTCGGCGAAAGCGCGTTGCTGGCACGGTGCCGCGCCGGCTGA
- the lolB gene encoding lipoprotein insertase outer membrane protein LolB produces the protein MLRLAVHCRAFSRRGVRFLIIPVLAALFAGCAGPAERPQAPGVDWLERRDMLREIEEFRMEGRLSLNTGRRGYSGTVSWEQNDDIVDFRFRGPFGFGGFRIHGDPNQLRVKTTSGDELLLRDPEKEMSERFGWSLPVHSMRYWILGVSDPGLPANEVPDADGLLDSMEQAGWLVRYDSYGEAEGLLLPRRLDMERGDVRIRVMTDRWDIPGAGTLARR, from the coding sequence ATGCTGCGCCTTGCAGTACACTGTCGTGCGTTTAGCCGCAGGGGCGTCCGGTTTCTTATAATCCCGGTCCTGGCCGCGTTGTTCGCGGGTTGTGCAGGACCGGCAGAGCGACCTCAGGCGCCGGGAGTGGATTGGTTGGAAAGGCGGGATATGCTGCGCGAAATCGAAGAGTTCCGCATGGAAGGGCGGCTGTCGCTGAACACGGGTCGGCGCGGCTACAGCGGCACGGTGTCGTGGGAACAGAACGACGACATCGTGGACTTCCGTTTCCGCGGGCCGTTCGGCTTCGGCGGATTCCGTATCCACGGCGACCCGAACCAGCTGCGCGTGAAGACGACCTCCGGCGACGAGCTCCTGCTGCGCGACCCGGAAAAGGAAATGAGCGAGCGTTTCGGCTGGAGCCTGCCGGTGCACAGCATGCGTTACTGGATTCTCGGCGTCTCCGACCCGGGCCTGCCGGCGAACGAGGTGCCGGACGCCGACGGCCTGCTGGACAGCATGGAGCAGGCCGGCTGGCTGGTGCGCTACGACAGCTACGGCGAGGCGGAGGGCCTACTGCTGCCGCGCCGCCTCGACATGGAGCGCGGGGACGTGCGCATCCGGGTGATGACCGACCGCTGGGACATCCCGGGCGCGGGCACGCTGGCGCGGAGATGA